A single window of Sulfurovum sp. UBA12169 DNA harbors:
- a CDS encoding glutaconyl-CoA decarboxylase subunit beta, whose protein sequence is MKIKHLFFSILIAFVASVSSLQASGTTQTEQSQTDVYVEKSISQLASSFYDTTGLKAMVSPKEEVTNGEGEKMSLFAQSWGRLIMFIIIFLLFYLAIAKGFEPLLLLPIAFGGLLANIPVANMTGDHGMLGIIYNMGIANEFFPLLIFMGVGAMTDFGPLLANPKTALLGGAAQFAIFGSLVGAAALSQYTGLVNFSLQQCSAISIIGGADGPTSIFIASKLAPELMGAIAVAAYSYMALVPVIQPPIMKALTTKEERRIVMKPTRKVHKLEKLIFPLLVITMTFLVLPDAAPLIGAFVFGNFAKESGVVDRLSNEMQNSLINIVTIFLGLGVGSKLASDKFLVMETLGIMIIGLFAFAAGTAAGVLMAKLMNKFSKEPINPLIGAAGVSAVPMAARVASKVGSEARPGNILLMHAMGPNVAGVIGSAVAAGVLLSIFK, encoded by the coding sequence ATGAAGATAAAACATCTCTTTTTTTCGATACTGATTGCCTTTGTTGCATCGGTTTCTTCTTTGCAGGCGTCAGGCACAACCCAAACAGAACAATCCCAGACTGATGTATATGTTGAAAAATCAATTAGCCAATTAGCTTCTAGTTTTTATGATACTACAGGTCTCAAGGCAATGGTTTCCCCAAAAGAAGAAGTAACCAATGGCGAAGGTGAAAAGATGAGTCTTTTTGCCCAGAGTTGGGGTCGATTGATCATGTTTATAATTATTTTTCTTCTTTTTTATCTGGCCATCGCAAAAGGGTTTGAGCCATTATTGCTGTTGCCGATTGCTTTTGGTGGACTGCTCGCCAATATTCCTGTTGCCAATATGACAGGTGATCACGGAATGCTTGGTATTATCTACAACATGGGTATTGCCAATGAGTTTTTCCCTTTGCTCATCTTTATGGGAGTTGGAGCAATGACTGATTTTGGTCCATTGCTTGCCAATCCCAAAACAGCCCTTTTGGGAGGTGCAGCACAATTTGCTATTTTTGGATCGTTGGTTGGAGCTGCAGCGCTTTCTCAATATACAGGATTGGTTAATTTCTCATTACAGCAATGTTCGGCGATCAGCATTATTGGCGGAGCAGATGGCCCGACATCTATCTTTATTGCTTCAAAATTGGCGCCTGAACTTATGGGGGCTATCGCTGTAGCAGCTTATTCCTATATGGCACTTGTTCCGGTTATTCAGCCTCCGATTATGAAGGCGCTAACAACAAAAGAGGAACGTCGAATTGTGATGAAGCCAACACGGAAAGTGCATAAACTTGAAAAATTAATTTTTCCATTGCTTGTAATCACGATGACATTTCTCGTTTTACCCGATGCCGCACCGCTTATCGGAGCATTTGTGTTTGGAAATTTTGCCAAAGAATCCGGCGTAGTTGATAGGCTGAGCAATGAAATGCAAAACTCATTGATCAATATCGTAACCATCTTCTTGGGTCTTGGTGTCGGGTCCAAGCTTGCATCGGACAAATTCCTTGTGATGGAAACGTTGGGGATTATGATTATCGGCCTTTTTGCGTTTGCCGCAGGTACTGCCGCAGGCGTTTTGATGGCCAAGCTGATGAATAAGTTTTCAAAAGAACCGATCAATCCGCTCATTGGTGCAGCAGGAGTTTCAGCTGTGCCGATGGCAGCAAGAGTTGCAAGTAAAGTAGGTTCTGAAGCAAGACCTGGAAATATTCTACTCATGCATGCAATGGGGCCAAACGTTGCAGGCGTAATAGGATCAGCTGTTGCAGCAGGTGTATTGCTGTCGATATTTAAATAA
- a CDS encoding biotin attachment protein, with protein MAKKYIDVMDTTFRDGFQSVFGGRVLMNDFFPAVEAAKKAGITHFEFGGGARFQSLFFYLQENAFEMMDGFREIVGPDVNLQVLSRGINTVMLDTGSREMIELFAKMFKKHGTTTVRNFDALNDVNNLAYSAECIKKYDMNHEVVVTMMDLPPGCKGAHDVTFYENTLRNILDSGIPFDSVCFKDASGTANPHKVYETIYMARKLLGESVHLRLHTHETAGVSVASYLAALEAGANGIDMAASPVSGGTSQPDILTMLHATKGSNYNLGDLQLDKVLKYEETLKACLADYMIPPEATQVSPLIPFSPMPGGALTANTQMMRDSGELDRFDEVIAAMKEVVERGGYGTSVTPVSQFYWQQAYANVMFGPWKQIAPGYGRMVLGYFGKTPVKADDEIIKLASEKLGLEPTTENPLDIADRDETKSIAYWTKALQNEGLKTSEENIFIAGACDKKGIAFLKGESPLMVRKGKHKSGETQMAGNYKVVVDGKQYDVQVIEGDANIEIKEVSVVTAPEKLTVPAGSTESTVTAPEKLTVPVGGAGSIEIHSQTPGTVWKILANPGDSIKEGEKIMILEAMKMEIDIVAPIDGVIASINVKVNDSVIDGQLLATME; from the coding sequence ATATTGATGTAATGGATACAACTTTCAGGGATGGTTTTCAATCTGTCTTTGGCGGTCGTGTGCTTATGAATGATTTCTTTCCTGCAGTAGAAGCAGCAAAGAAAGCAGGGATTACACATTTTGAGTTTGGTGGTGGCGCAAGATTTCAATCACTCTTTTTCTATCTGCAGGAGAATGCTTTTGAAATGATGGATGGTTTTAGGGAAATCGTGGGGCCTGATGTAAACCTGCAGGTGCTTTCTCGGGGCATTAATACCGTTATGCTTGATACCGGAAGCCGCGAAATGATTGAGCTATTTGCTAAAATGTTCAAAAAGCACGGCACAACAACTGTACGTAACTTTGACGCGCTCAATGATGTCAACAATCTTGCCTATAGTGCAGAGTGTATTAAAAAATATGATATGAATCATGAAGTAGTTGTAACAATGATGGACTTGCCTCCGGGATGCAAGGGCGCGCATGATGTAACTTTTTATGAGAATACATTGAGAAATATTTTGGATAGCGGCATTCCATTTGACAGCGTATGCTTTAAGGATGCATCAGGCACCGCAAATCCTCATAAGGTTTATGAAACCATCTATATGGCACGAAAATTGTTGGGTGAAAGTGTGCATTTGAGATTGCATACCCACGAGACGGCAGGAGTATCAGTGGCATCTTATCTTGCCGCACTTGAGGCCGGAGCCAATGGTATAGATATGGCAGCTTCGCCTGTAAGCGGAGGAACTTCGCAACCGGATATCCTTACCATGCTGCATGCTACAAAAGGAAGCAATTACAATCTTGGCGATTTGCAATTGGACAAAGTACTCAAATATGAAGAAACGCTTAAAGCGTGTTTGGCTGATTATATGATTCCTCCTGAAGCAACACAGGTATCGCCTTTGATTCCATTTTCTCCAATGCCCGGCGGTGCCCTTACTGCCAATACACAAATGATGAGAGATTCAGGAGAATTGGACAGATTTGATGAAGTGATTGCTGCGATGAAAGAGGTCGTAGAGCGTGGAGGATATGGGACATCTGTAACACCGGTGAGCCAGTTTTATTGGCAGCAAGCATATGCAAACGTAATGTTTGGTCCATGGAAGCAGATTGCTCCGGGATATGGACGGATGGTGCTTGGTTATTTTGGAAAGACTCCCGTAAAGGCAGATGATGAAATTATCAAACTTGCAAGTGAAAAACTTGGGTTGGAGCCTACCACAGAAAATCCTTTGGATATTGCAGACCGCGATGAAACAAAGTCGATTGCGTATTGGACTAAAGCACTTCAAAATGAGGGCTTAAAAACAAGTGAAGAGAATATTTTTATTGCAGGAGCATGTGATAAAAAAGGAATTGCGTTCTTGAAGGGGGAAAGTCCTCTCATGGTAAGAAAAGGTAAACATAAAAGTGGAGAAACTCAAATGGCAGGAAATTATAAAGTAGTAGTAGATGGAAAACAATACGATGTTCAGGTAATAGAGGGTGATGCAAACATCGAAATTAAGGAAGTTTCGGTTGTTACGGCCCCAGAAAAATTAACTGTTCCGGCAGGGAGTACAGAAAGCACTGTTACGGCCCCAGAAAAATTAACTGTTCCGGTGGGAGGCGCAGGAAGTATTGAGATACATTCTCAGACACCAGGAACCGTTTGGAAGATTTTAGCCAATCCAGGCGACAGCATCAAAGAGGGAGAAAAGATTATGATCCTTGAAGCAATGAAAATGGAAATAGATATCGTAGCGCCCATAGATGGTGTAATTGCTTCCATTAATGTCAAAGTGAATGATAGCGTGATAGACGGACAACTTTTGGCAACAATGGAGTAG